One genomic segment of Acidimicrobiales bacterium includes these proteins:
- a CDS encoding glycoside hydrolase family 38 C-terminal domain-containing protein, producing MGRRRVAIVPHTHWDREWTQPFEVVRLDLVDLLDGVIDLLERDDAFTAFLLDGQTAPIDDYLEVRPEAEARIRHLVTSGRLEIGPWYVPMDEFLVSGETIVRNLQLGLARAARFGGAMPVGYLADNFGHIAQMPQLLRQAGFGHAVVWRGVPSTIDRTAFWWSAPDGSTVRAEYLSRGYGNGAALPDDPAALTRRLAAHEAELGKLLVDGILLMNGTDRARPQPGLGALVAATNREQEHFELCVTSLGPELARRPTEELPSWSGELRSGQRAHVLRGVASTRVDVKQAAARAEQALERVAEPLCALFLPASRWPRSLLDAAWLQVVRNSAHDSISACSVDDVSATVLQRFAGATGAAEGLSARALAEAASSMAEPGPVVVNTAARSRGGVIELMLRGDEQVEGTQVLEAWPALDRNDTMGVDDLRALLGRIRGQDLGDGTFVNGAEAAHGAGAIEVSLHTDAHLSPNPSVEQVKRELYASVGARPDSAVRVHVDRRPSQRVLARADAVPGLGWAAWTPAPLQHAVQVTSEASMGNGLITVAIDRAKGTFALDDSRDLDRLVDDGDQGDTYTWSPPAHDVTVDQPDAVSVEVAERGPVRGRLVVRRTFVWPARVDDDRSTRVGERAVVVTTTIELRAGERVVRVTTTFDNPCRDHRLRALFRLPVPASASRAECAYGIVERGLDTEGGSDELAVPTFPSRRFVTAGGLTVVHEGLVEYELIDIDDGRARTLALTLLRATGVLSRPTISHRRSPAGPPLPVEGAQMLGPIECRYAVCVEPVDPYALADDVLLPLLTTTAPGGGGRSPSGQCLAVDGAEVSAVRRDNGALEVRVFNPTDAATSVSLGGRSGDLVDLAGRPVGAFEGSFELGPRQLATARLSES from the coding sequence ATGGGCCGGCGTCGGGTGGCCATCGTTCCCCACACTCACTGGGACCGGGAGTGGACCCAGCCGTTCGAGGTCGTGCGCCTGGACCTGGTCGACCTGCTCGACGGGGTGATCGACCTGCTCGAGCGCGACGACGCCTTCACCGCCTTCCTGCTCGACGGCCAGACGGCGCCCATCGACGACTATCTCGAGGTGCGACCCGAAGCCGAAGCGCGCATCCGCCACCTGGTCACGTCGGGGAGGCTGGAGATCGGGCCCTGGTACGTGCCAATGGACGAGTTCCTCGTCTCAGGTGAGACGATCGTGCGCAACCTGCAGCTCGGTCTCGCTCGCGCCGCACGGTTCGGCGGCGCCATGCCCGTCGGCTACCTCGCCGACAACTTCGGCCACATCGCCCAGATGCCCCAGCTCCTCAGGCAAGCCGGGTTCGGCCACGCGGTCGTCTGGCGCGGGGTGCCGTCGACGATCGATCGGACCGCGTTCTGGTGGTCCGCGCCCGACGGCTCGACGGTGCGGGCCGAGTATCTGTCCCGCGGCTACGGCAACGGCGCGGCCCTGCCCGACGACCCGGCGGCGTTGACCCGACGGCTGGCCGCCCACGAAGCAGAGCTGGGAAAGCTCCTCGTCGACGGGATCCTGCTCATGAACGGCACCGACCGGGCCCGGCCCCAGCCCGGGCTGGGTGCGCTGGTGGCGGCGACCAACCGCGAGCAGGAGCACTTCGAGCTGTGTGTGACCTCACTCGGCCCCGAGCTGGCCCGTCGGCCGACCGAGGAGCTGCCGAGCTGGTCGGGCGAGCTTCGGTCGGGACAGCGGGCCCACGTGCTGAGGGGCGTGGCCTCCACACGGGTCGACGTGAAGCAGGCCGCAGCACGAGCCGAGCAGGCATTGGAGCGCGTGGCCGAGCCCCTCTGCGCACTGTTCCTTCCTGCCTCGCGCTGGCCCCGGTCACTGCTCGACGCCGCCTGGCTGCAGGTGGTACGCAACTCCGCCCACGACTCGATCTCGGCGTGCTCGGTCGACGACGTGTCGGCCACCGTGCTGCAGCGCTTCGCGGGCGCCACCGGAGCAGCCGAGGGCCTGAGCGCGCGGGCCCTGGCCGAGGCGGCCTCGTCGATGGCCGAGCCCGGCCCCGTGGTGGTCAACACCGCCGCCCGGAGCAGGGGCGGGGTGATCGAGCTGATGCTGCGCGGCGACGAGCAGGTCGAGGGTACTCAGGTGCTGGAGGCGTGGCCCGCGCTCGATCGCAACGACACGATGGGCGTCGATGACCTGCGCGCCCTGCTCGGTCGGATACGGGGCCAGGACCTCGGCGACGGCACCTTCGTGAACGGGGCCGAGGCCGCACACGGCGCCGGCGCCATCGAGGTGTCGTTACACACCGACGCGCACCTGTCACCGAACCCGTCGGTAGAGCAGGTGAAGCGGGAGCTGTACGCCAGCGTCGGCGCCCGACCCGACAGCGCCGTCCGGGTGCACGTCGACCGGCGCCCGAGCCAGCGGGTGCTCGCCCGAGCCGATGCCGTGCCCGGCCTCGGGTGGGCGGCCTGGACCCCGGCGCCGCTGCAACACGCCGTGCAGGTGACCAGTGAAGCGTCGATGGGCAACGGCCTGATCACGGTGGCGATCGATCGGGCAAAAGGAACCTTCGCGCTCGACGATTCCCGCGACCTGGACCGGTTGGTGGACGACGGCGACCAGGGCGACACCTACACCTGGTCGCCGCCCGCCCACGACGTGACCGTCGATCAGCCCGACGCCGTCTCCGTCGAGGTGGCCGAGCGGGGACCCGTCCGTGGCCGGCTGGTCGTCCGGCGGACCTTCGTGTGGCCAGCACGGGTCGACGACGACCGCAGCACCCGCGTGGGCGAGCGCGCAGTGGTCGTCACCACAACCATCGAGCTGCGAGCGGGCGAACGAGTGGTGCGGGTGACGACCACTTTCGACAACCCGTGTCGTGATCATCGGCTGCGGGCACTGTTTCGCCTTCCCGTCCCGGCGTCGGCTTCCCGGGCCGAGTGCGCCTACGGGATCGTCGAGCGGGGCCTCGACACCGAAGGCGGGTCCGACGAGCTGGCGGTGCCCACCTTCCCGTCTCGACGGTTCGTCACCGCCGGTGGCCTCACTGTCGTCCACGAGGGTCTGGTCGAGTACGAGCTGATCGACATCGATGACGGGCGGGCCCGGACGCTGGCCCTCACCCTCCTGCGGGCGACCGGCGTGCTGTCCCGGCCGACGATCAGCCACCGGCGGTCTCCGGCGGGGCCGCCCCTACCGGTCGAGGGCGCGCAGATGCTCGGCCCGATTGAGTGCCGCTACGCGGTGTGCGTCGAGCCGGTCGATCCCTACGCACTGGCCGACGACGTCCTGCTACCGCTGCTCACCACGACGGCGCCAGGCGGCGGCGGCCGGTCGCCGAGCGGACAGTGCCTTGCCGTCGACGGTGCCGAGGTGTCAGCTGTCCGGCGGGACAACGGCGCCCTGGAGGTCCGCGTCTTCAATCCCACCGACGCCGCGACGTCGGTCTCCCTGGGCGGACGATCGGGCGACCTCGTCGATCTCGCCGGACGGCCGGTCGGCGCCTTCGAGGGCAGCTTCGAGCTCGGCCCGCGACAGCTGGCGACCGCACGTCTCTCGGAGAGCTGA
- a CDS encoding adenylate cyclase regulatory domain-containing protein — translation MSDQETGLEDHLRSLLESLGVSAEEIHQAAAAGNLYLLTVDRLLVAGGPRYTATEVAERSGMPLELTARFWRALGFTDVTDDERHFTDADVEALAIAERFLQEGLADVEVALQMTRVIGLSMARVAEAEVAASPLTRSELDSDEMADLFLRSLDVILPSIGQLLEYAWRRHLHAAFRRAMLAFSRGELSGGTIEATIGFADLVGFTLLAQELSDEALAEVVSRFEALAFDIVSALGGQVVKVIGDEVMFVVRDTAEAARIALQLADAYADDELLSDVRVGLASGSVLAMEGDYYGPVVNLASRIVKIAIPGTVLVSDEVHAGLADDEELAWKSLRPRTLKDVGRVQLWALHWAGTEARTDGRWSWSRRRGLPGVLPGPAELRARASELRERATDRREERQVRRERDGREE, via the coding sequence GTGAGCGACCAGGAGACGGGCTTGGAGGACCACCTGCGCTCGCTCCTCGAGTCGCTCGGGGTCAGCGCCGAGGAGATCCACCAGGCCGCGGCCGCGGGCAATCTCTATCTCCTCACTGTCGACCGGCTCCTCGTTGCCGGGGGGCCGCGCTACACCGCGACCGAGGTGGCCGAGCGCTCGGGCATGCCGTTGGAGCTGACGGCGCGCTTCTGGCGGGCCCTCGGCTTCACCGACGTGACCGACGACGAGCGTCACTTCACCGACGCGGATGTCGAGGCCCTCGCCATCGCCGAGCGCTTCCTCCAGGAGGGGCTGGCCGACGTCGAGGTGGCGCTGCAGATGACGCGGGTCATCGGACTATCGATGGCGCGCGTGGCCGAGGCCGAGGTCGCAGCCTCGCCGCTTACACGCAGCGAACTCGACTCCGACGAGATGGCGGATCTGTTCCTCCGCAGCCTCGATGTCATCCTTCCCAGCATCGGGCAGCTGCTCGAGTACGCCTGGCGCCGGCACCTCCACGCCGCGTTCCGGCGGGCGATGCTGGCGTTCAGCAGGGGCGAGCTCAGCGGGGGGACGATAGAGGCGACGATCGGCTTCGCCGACCTGGTGGGTTTCACGCTGCTCGCCCAGGAGCTGAGCGACGAGGCCCTGGCCGAGGTGGTGAGCCGGTTCGAGGCCCTCGCCTTCGACATAGTCAGCGCCCTTGGGGGGCAGGTGGTCAAGGTGATCGGGGACGAGGTCATGTTCGTGGTGCGCGACACCGCCGAGGCGGCGCGGATCGCCTTGCAGCTGGCCGACGCCTACGCCGACGACGAGTTGTTGTCGGACGTGCGGGTCGGCTTGGCCTCCGGATCGGTGCTGGCGATGGAGGGTGACTACTACGGGCCGGTGGTCAACCTGGCCAGTCGCATCGTGAAGATCGCCATCCCGGGGACGGTGCTGGTGTCCGACGAGGTGCACGCCGGGCTGGCGGACGACGAGGAGCTGGCCTGGAAGTCCCTCCGGCCCCGCACCTTGAAGGATGTGGGTCGGGTGCAGCTCTGGGCCCTCCACTGGGCGGGAACGGAGGCGCGGACCGACGGCCGCTGGTCCTGGAGTCGACGGCGCGGCCTGCCTGGCGTGCTGCCCGGCCCCGCCGAGCTTCGGGCCCGGGCGAGCGAGCTCCGGGAGCGGGCGACCGACCGACGGGAGGAGCGCCAGGTCCGACGCGAGCGGGACGGACGGGAAGAGTAG
- a CDS encoding NAD(P)H-dependent glycerol-3-phosphate dehydrogenase has translation MTRVAVVGAGSWGTAVASLVATNAPATLWARRPELAQEIAVDHVNGSYLPGIQLPDRLSATASLEEAVAGADVVVMGVPSHGFRAVIADLAPYLGATTPVVSLAKGIEQDSLKRMTEVVVEVAPGSARPVGVLTGPNLAREILAGHPAASVVALTDEGIAAELQQLFSSGMFRVYTNPDVIGCEIAGALKNVIAIAAGMTDGMGFGDNTRAALVTRGLAELTRLGIAIGGDPLTFSGLAGMGDLVATCISRQSRNRYVGEALGQGRQIEEIVAEMRMVAEGVKTSGPVVELATRHGVEMPIAEQVAAVIRDGKTVPEAITALMQREAKTELYGIRG, from the coding sequence GTGACCAGGGTCGCAGTCGTCGGTGCGGGCTCGTGGGGGACAGCGGTGGCGTCGCTTGTCGCCACCAATGCCCCCGCGACCCTGTGGGCCAGGCGACCCGAGCTGGCGCAGGAGATCGCCGTCGACCACGTGAACGGCTCGTACCTGCCCGGCATCCAGCTTCCGGACCGTCTGAGTGCCACGGCGTCGCTCGAGGAGGCCGTGGCCGGTGCGGACGTGGTGGTGATGGGCGTCCCGTCGCACGGCTTCCGGGCCGTGATCGCCGACCTGGCGCCGTACCTCGGTGCCACCACCCCAGTTGTCAGCCTCGCCAAGGGAATCGAGCAGGACTCGCTGAAGCGCATGACCGAGGTCGTCGTCGAGGTGGCGCCCGGCTCTGCCCGTCCCGTGGGTGTGCTCACCGGCCCCAATCTGGCGCGTGAGATCCTCGCGGGCCATCCGGCGGCGAGCGTCGTGGCCCTGACCGACGAAGGCATCGCCGCCGAGCTGCAACAACTGTTCTCGAGCGGGATGTTCCGTGTGTACACCAATCCCGACGTGATCGGCTGCGAGATCGCCGGAGCGTTGAAGAACGTCATCGCCATCGCGGCGGGCATGACCGACGGTATGGGCTTCGGCGACAACACCCGCGCCGCGCTGGTGACCCGGGGTCTCGCCGAGCTCACCCGGCTCGGCATCGCCATCGGTGGCGACCCCCTGACGTTCTCGGGGCTGGCCGGCATGGGTGATCTGGTCGCGACCTGCATCAGCCGCCAGAGCCGCAATCGCTATGTCGGTGAGGCGCTGGGCCAGGGCCGTCAGATCGAGGAGATCGTGGCCGAGATGCGTATGGTGGCCGAAGGAGTGAAGACCTCTGGACCTGTCGTCGAGTTGGCCACCCGGCACGGCGTCGAGATGCCCATAGCCGAGCAGGTGGCCGCCGTCATCCGCGACGGCAAGACCGTGCCCGAGGCGATCACCGCCTTGATGCAGAGGGAGGCAAAGACCGAGCTGTACGGCATCCGCGGCTGA
- the cofC gene encoding 2-phospho-L-lactate guanylyltransferase, protein MGREGVSSSPGRQGRPPSAAFRIGPEAVLVPVKAFADAKRRLAPALPPEERASLARSMAEGVVAAAGTLPVAVVCDDNDVAVWARQLGALVIWEPERGLNGAVEAGVSRLGAAGAVRVTVAHGDLPLALDLTWVGRFPGVTLVPDRHRDGTNVACVPTAVGFRFSYGPGSFARHEHEARRLGLPLRVVEEPLLAWDVDQPADLDYGRCRS, encoded by the coding sequence GTGGGACGCGAAGGCGTGAGCTCATCGCCGGGGCGTCAGGGCCGGCCGCCCTCGGCCGCCTTTCGTATCGGTCCTGAGGCGGTGCTCGTACCGGTCAAGGCGTTCGCCGACGCCAAGCGGCGCCTGGCACCCGCCCTCCCCCCCGAGGAGCGAGCGAGCCTCGCCCGATCAATGGCCGAGGGCGTCGTGGCTGCCGCCGGCACACTTCCTGTGGCAGTGGTCTGCGACGACAACGACGTCGCCGTGTGGGCCCGCCAACTCGGCGCCCTGGTGATATGGGAGCCGGAACGGGGCCTGAACGGCGCCGTGGAGGCTGGGGTAAGTCGGCTCGGGGCCGCCGGAGCGGTGCGGGTGACCGTTGCCCACGGCGACCTGCCGCTCGCCCTCGATCTCACCTGGGTTGGTCGCTTCCCGGGAGTCACGCTCGTCCCCGACCGCCATCGCGACGGCACCAACGTGGCGTGTGTGCCCACCGCGGTCGGCTTCAGGTTCTCGTACGGGCCAGGCTCGTTCGCGCGCCACGAGCACGAGGCGCGCCGCCTGGGGCTGCCCCTCCGAGTCGTGGAGGAGCCCCTTCTGGCGTGGGACGTCGATCAACCCGCCGATCTGGATTACGGGCGCTGCCGGTCCTGA
- a CDS encoding PIG-L deacetylase family protein codes for MTSPAAEASHASTGSNLATPACALAVGAHPDDIEFGCGATLAKWASAGCRIRHLVCTDGAKGSWDPSEDLTSLVRIRQEEQRAASRALGGEGDVIFLGWSDGELESGIRQRWQLCSWIRMVRPDVVLGHDPWKRYRLHPDHRNAGFLLTDAIVAARDPHFFPDQEAPPHRPSALLLWEADEADHLEDVSGFVEAKLDALLAHRSQFRSTMRIEQSTSHEEMARFRDRVIQRLADDGQRAGFAAAEAFKLMRDL; via the coding sequence GTGACATCGCCCGCGGCGGAGGCGTCGCACGCGTCGACCGGGTCGAACCTGGCCACCCCGGCCTGCGCGCTGGCCGTCGGGGCCCATCCCGACGACATCGAGTTCGGCTGCGGCGCCACCCTCGCCAAGTGGGCATCGGCAGGTTGTCGCATCCGACACCTGGTGTGCACCGACGGGGCCAAGGGATCCTGGGATCCGTCCGAGGACCTCACCAGCCTCGTGCGCATCCGCCAGGAGGAGCAGCGGGCCGCGTCGAGAGCGCTCGGCGGCGAAGGAGACGTCATCTTTCTCGGCTGGTCAGACGGCGAGCTCGAGTCCGGCATTCGTCAACGCTGGCAGCTGTGCTCGTGGATCCGCATGGTCCGGCCCGACGTCGTGCTCGGCCATGACCCGTGGAAGCGGTATCGCCTCCATCCGGACCATCGCAACGCCGGGTTCCTCCTCACCGACGCCATCGTGGCGGCGCGCGATCCACACTTCTTCCCCGACCAAGAGGCGCCACCGCACCGTCCATCGGCGCTGCTGCTGTGGGAGGCCGACGAGGCGGACCATCTGGAGGACGTCTCCGGCTTCGTGGAGGCAAAGCTGGACGCCCTGCTCGCCCACCGAAGCCAGTTTCGCTCGACAATGCGCATCGAGCAGTCGACCTCCCACGAGGAGATGGCGCGATTTCGTGATCGGGTGATCCAACGGCTCGCCGATGACGGCCAGCGCGCAGGGTTCGCTGCCGCCGAGGCCTTCAAGCTGATGCGCGACCTCTGA
- a CDS encoding tetratricopeptide repeat protein, whose translation MTIGTRGDERRVVTVAFADLVGFTTLSETMDPEQVKNLVDSCFERLAADITAFGGRVDKIVGDAIVALFGAPVAHEDDAERAVRAALQMQASVVALSGELESVRLRIGVNTGEVLVGALRAGGDYTAMGDVVNVASRLQTMADPGQVLVGSPTRAGTAAVVRYEPAGTLQTRGRDGAVEAWIAVECLAPPGRRPARVDGPLIGRCEELGLLQHAVGAAVARHRAQLIVMLGDAGVGKSRLARELADWAVQEHGATVLEGRCVPYGEANVWWPMAEMMRQACAIEPSDSADQTLAKCRLAVAAATGVEVDGNEAERLATALSFLMGNQGALANVDPGRTREEVRLSLLTFLDGLARHRPLVLALSELHWADELVFDAIDDLLDRLHHLPLVLLATARPEIQPRWAPRPGRHSEVVLHVDPLALVEGRQLLAALSGNELEPGIGDALLERSGGNPLFLEELSAFLGDASRGEQGVLAEAGPPGAELPATLRGLVAARLDVLSREERAVVEDASVVGLRGGLEALTTLATARGGAEIGPVVEELVAKDVISTQGDTWAFRSGLAREVAYEILTKADRARRHYALASWLTESTQQSDRQQEIVEQLAHHFSEASALRSEVGTVGDVPSDVWRSALEYTTMSADRSRQRGLHQVAVDLLSRAVAIIPRGEDATRREVLLERADAKAYLREPSAARADIDSALASASAEGDQRAVARALTVLGHVEQAEGSFDASSATLERATRIWRDVGDDHGEAEALSQLGTTRSLMGDPDGAEAAMTTALTTFRSLGSRREEAWALWNLAEIAYALGRLPEAEQRLGEAASTFIEAGDWGGLGWTKGLLGFVRFFQGRREEAEELATHILGEVRQSGDRWALAMVQFLLSSVALWQGRTSEAIERSQEAARLFRELGNGDALRAEGVLIRARAAAGDIEAAFALARENLMNALANEGSNGWRSSKAGLVYGLVQGAGLGLAGTAIHVGDGEQALSVLSELSQLSNGAVSEIATTEVDTAHGAALAQVGRFEEAIDHLEQARAGAAAAGPRANALSLLALAYAGARRPEEAIDAARVTASLEEATYLDRAVADVARGFASVQLGRPDEGEEAFCAARSIVDATGDRTQQAIVRLARARGLESADAPEAAVALAEAQAALDHIGIRAEGWDIAFRAAAGGGPLVESARAQETRAGS comes from the coding sequence GTGACGATCGGCACGCGGGGCGACGAGCGGCGGGTCGTCACAGTGGCGTTCGCCGACCTCGTCGGCTTCACCACGCTGAGCGAGACGATGGACCCGGAGCAGGTCAAGAACCTGGTGGACAGCTGCTTCGAGCGGCTGGCGGCCGACATCACCGCTTTCGGCGGCAGGGTGGACAAGATCGTGGGTGACGCCATCGTCGCCCTGTTCGGCGCTCCGGTCGCCCACGAGGACGACGCCGAACGGGCGGTGCGGGCGGCTCTCCAGATGCAGGCGAGCGTGGTGGCGCTCTCGGGCGAGCTGGAGTCGGTGCGCCTGCGTATCGGCGTCAACACCGGCGAGGTGCTGGTTGGTGCCCTGCGCGCCGGCGGCGACTACACGGCGATGGGCGACGTGGTCAACGTGGCCAGCCGGCTGCAGACCATGGCCGATCCGGGTCAGGTGCTCGTGGGATCTCCCACGAGGGCCGGCACCGCAGCAGTGGTTCGCTACGAGCCGGCGGGCACGCTGCAGACGCGCGGTCGCGACGGAGCCGTTGAAGCGTGGATCGCCGTCGAGTGTCTTGCTCCTCCGGGGCGGCGGCCGGCCCGGGTCGACGGCCCGCTGATCGGTCGTTGCGAGGAGCTGGGTCTGCTCCAGCACGCCGTCGGTGCCGCTGTCGCCCGTCATCGGGCACAGCTGATCGTGATGCTCGGCGACGCGGGAGTGGGCAAGAGCCGCCTCGCCCGCGAGCTCGCCGACTGGGCCGTCCAGGAGCACGGCGCCACCGTGCTCGAGGGCCGTTGCGTGCCCTATGGGGAAGCCAACGTCTGGTGGCCCATGGCGGAGATGATGCGCCAGGCCTGCGCCATCGAGCCTTCCGATTCGGCCGACCAGACGCTGGCCAAGTGCCGGCTCGCCGTTGCCGCGGCAACAGGCGTCGAGGTCGACGGCAACGAGGCGGAGCGGTTGGCGACCGCCCTGTCGTTCCTCATGGGCAATCAGGGCGCGCTGGCCAACGTCGACCCCGGGCGAACTCGCGAGGAGGTGCGCCTGTCGCTGCTGACCTTTCTCGACGGGCTCGCCCGCCATCGTCCCCTGGTGTTGGCGCTGTCGGAGCTCCACTGGGCGGACGAGCTGGTCTTTGACGCCATCGACGACCTCCTCGATCGCCTCCACCACCTCCCCCTCGTGCTCCTGGCGACTGCCCGTCCGGAGATCCAGCCCCGTTGGGCTCCCCGGCCGGGCCGCCACAGCGAGGTCGTGCTGCACGTCGACCCTCTCGCTCTCGTCGAGGGCCGCCAACTGCTCGCCGCGCTATCGGGCAACGAGCTGGAGCCAGGGATCGGCGACGCGCTCCTCGAGCGCAGTGGGGGCAATCCCTTGTTCCTGGAGGAGCTGTCGGCCTTCCTCGGCGACGCCAGCCGCGGCGAGCAGGGTGTGCTCGCCGAGGCCGGCCCGCCGGGCGCAGAGCTCCCTGCGACCCTCCGCGGCCTGGTGGCAGCCCGCCTCGACGTGCTCAGCCGCGAGGAGCGCGCCGTGGTGGAAGACGCGTCGGTGGTCGGGCTGCGAGGTGGGCTCGAGGCGCTCACCACCTTGGCGACGGCCCGCGGCGGCGCAGAGATCGGCCCCGTCGTCGAGGAGCTGGTGGCCAAGGACGTGATCTCCACGCAGGGCGATACGTGGGCCTTTCGATCCGGGCTGGCCCGCGAGGTCGCCTACGAGATCCTGACCAAGGCCGACCGGGCCCGGCGACACTACGCCCTCGCGTCGTGGCTGACCGAGAGCACTCAGCAGAGTGACCGGCAGCAGGAGATCGTCGAGCAGCTGGCCCACCACTTCAGCGAGGCGTCGGCGTTGAGATCCGAGGTGGGCACGGTCGGCGATGTCCCGTCCGACGTGTGGCGCTCGGCCCTCGAGTACACCACGATGTCGGCGGACCGGTCACGCCAGCGGGGGCTGCATCAAGTGGCGGTGGACCTCCTTTCCCGGGCCGTGGCGATCATCCCGCGGGGCGAAGACGCCACCCGTCGAGAGGTGCTGCTGGAGCGGGCCGATGCCAAGGCCTACCTGCGCGAGCCCAGCGCGGCCCGCGCCGACATCGACAGCGCGCTGGCTTCGGCGTCTGCGGAGGGGGACCAGCGCGCCGTGGCCCGGGCGCTCACCGTGCTGGGCCACGTCGAGCAGGCCGAAGGGTCCTTCGACGCGTCGAGCGCCACCCTCGAACGGGCGACGCGCATCTGGCGCGACGTGGGTGACGACCACGGTGAAGCCGAGGCGCTCAGCCAGCTGGGCACGACCCGCTCGCTCATGGGTGACCCGGACGGGGCAGAGGCGGCCATGACGACCGCCCTCACGACGTTCCGCTCCCTCGGGTCGCGTCGCGAGGAGGCCTGGGCCCTGTGGAACCTGGCCGAGATCGCCTACGCCCTCGGTCGCCTTCCCGAGGCCGAGCAGCGCCTCGGCGAGGCGGCAAGCACGTTCATCGAGGCCGGCGACTGGGGCGGGCTGGGCTGGACGAAGGGGCTGCTCGGCTTCGTGCGCTTCTTCCAGGGTCGCCGAGAAGAAGCAGAGGAGCTGGCGACCCACATTCTCGGCGAGGTGCGCCAGAGCGGCGACCGCTGGGCGCTGGCAATGGTGCAGTTCCTGCTGAGCTCGGTGGCGCTCTGGCAGGGTCGGACGAGCGAGGCGATCGAGCGGAGCCAGGAGGCGGCCCGGCTGTTCCGCGAGCTTGGCAACGGCGACGCCCTGCGCGCCGAGGGCGTCCTGATCCGGGCCCGCGCCGCCGCCGGCGACATCGAGGCGGCGTTCGCCTTGGCCCGCGAGAACCTGATGAACGCTCTGGCGAACGAAGGGTCGAACGGCTGGAGGTCATCCAAGGCCGGCCTGGTGTACGGGCTGGTGCAAGGAGCGGGGCTGGGACTCGCGGGCACGGCCATCCACGTGGGCGACGGCGAACAGGCTCTCTCGGTGCTGAGCGAGCTGTCGCAGCTCTCGAACGGTGCGGTCAGCGAGATCGCCACGACCGAGGTCGATACGGCCCACGGGGCTGCCCTCGCTCAGGTCGGCCGGTTCGAGGAGGCGATCGATCACCTGGAGCAGGCGCGCGCCGGCGCCGCCGCCGCGGGCCCGCGTGCCAATGCCCTGTCCCTGCTCGCCCTTGCCTATGCCGGCGCCCGCCGGCCCGAGGAAGCGATCGACGCGGCCCGGGTGACGGCATCGCTCGAGGAGGCCACGTATCTCGATCGAGCCGTGGCCGATGTCGCCCGGGGCTTCGCCTCGGTACAGCTCGGACGTCCCGATGAGGGAGAGGAGGCGTTCTGCGCCGCTCGATCGATCGTCGACGCCACCGGTGACCGGACCCAGCAGGCAATCGTCCGCCTCGCTCGTGCTCGCGGCCTGGAATCGGCCGATGCACCCGAGGCGGCGGTGGCTCTGGCCGAGGCGCAGGCGGCGCTCGACCACATCGGCATCAGGGCGGAGGGATGGGACATCGCGTTCCGCGCCGCTGCCGGTGGCGGGCCGCTCGTCGAGTCGGCTCGCGCTCAGGAGACCCGGGCTGGGTCCTGA